One genomic segment of Heptranchias perlo isolate sHepPer1 unplaced genomic scaffold, sHepPer1.hap1 HAP1_SCAFFOLD_531, whole genome shotgun sequence includes these proteins:
- the LOC137315073 gene encoding LOW QUALITY PROTEIN: collagen, type I, alpha 1a-like (The sequence of the model RefSeq protein was modified relative to this genomic sequence to represent the inferred CDS: inserted 1 base in 1 codon), translating to MDPSGKDRPIGKGRTGRTRRDRTDGMDPSGKDGRDGPVGKGRTGWTRRDRTDGPDPSGKDGRDGPVGIGRTNRDRTDQSGKDGPIGKGRTAQLVLPPLKICVHPPPGLSVPAAPFKLHHLVYIASPHSSDQNASLHTTLRLPVPPRQPATRVRQVHRDRRLHETTGSTRVRRVHRDRRLHETTGSTESAGSPESAGSTESAGSTESAGSTETAGCNETTGSTESTGNAESAGNAESAGNTESAGNTETAGSTETAGXHESAGSTKTAGSAGNTETAGSTESAGNTETAGSTESAGNTESAGSTESAGNTESAGNTGSAGNTETAGSTESAGNTESAGNTETAGYTRPPGPPSPLGPRRPPAARDRRVHRDSRVCRVSRDRRVYRVRRLHKTTGSTETAGSTETAGSTETTGCTRPPGPPRPPGPPRPPATRDHRVHRDRRVHRDHRLHETTGSTETAGSTETTGYTRPPGPPRPPGLPRPPATRDHRVHRDRRVHRDRRVHRDHRLHETTGCTRPPGLPSPPRPPGPPRPPAA from the exons ATGGACCCGTCGGGAAAGGACAGACCCATCGGGAAAGGACGGACGGGCCGGACCCGTCGGGATAGGACGGACGGGATGGACCCGTCGGGAAAGGACGGACGGGATGGACCCGTCGGGAAAGGACGGACGGGATGGACCCGTCGGGATAGGACGGACGGGCCGGACCCGTCGGGAAAGGACGGACGGGATGGACCCGTCGGGATAGGACGGACCAATCGGGATAGGACGGACCAATCGGGAAAGGACGGACCAATCGGGAAAGGACGGACAG ctcaacttgtcctgccacctctaaagatttgtgtacatcctcccccaggcctctctgttcctgcagcccctttcaaattgcaccatttagtttatatcgcctctcctcattcttccgaccaaaatgcgtCACTTCACACTACACTGAGACTGCCGGTTCCCCCGAGACAGCCGGCTACACGAGTCCGCCAGGTCCACCGAGACCGCCGGCTACACGAGACCACCGGGTCTACACGAGTCCGCCGGGTCCACCGAGACCGCCGGCTGCACGAGACCACCGGGTCTACCGAGTCCGCCGGGTCCCCCGAGTCCGCCGGGTCCACCGAGTCCGCCGGGTCCACCGAGTCCGCCGGGTCCACCGAGACCGCCGGCTGCA ACGAGACCACCGGGTCTACCGAGTCCACCGGGAACGCCGAGTCCGCCGGGAACGCCGAGTCCGCCGGGAACACCGAGTCCGCCGGGAACACCGAGACCGCCGGGTCCACCGAGACCGCCG TGCACGAGTCCGCCGGGTCCACCAAGACCGCCGGGTCCGCCGGGAACACCGAGACCGCCGGGTCCACCGAGTCCGCCGGGAACACCGAGACCGCCGGGTCCACCGAGTCCGCCGGGAACACCGAGTCCGCCGGGTCCACCGAGTCCGCCGGGAACACCGAGTCCGCCGGGAACACCGGGTCCGCCGGGAACACCGAGACCGCCGGGTCCACCGAGTCCGCCGGGAACACCGAGTCCGCCGGGAACACCGAGACCGCCGGCTACACGAGACCGCCGGGTCCACCAAGTCCGCTGGGTCCACGGAGACCGCCGGCTGCAAGAGACCGTCGGGTCCACCGAGACAGCCGAGTCTGCCGGGTCTCCCGAGACCGCCGGGTCTACCGAGTCCGCCGGCTACACAAGACTACCGGGTCCACCGAGACCGCCGGGTCCACCGAGACCGCCGGGTCCACCGAGACCACCGGCTGCACGAGACCACCGGGTCCACCGAGACCGCCGGGTCCACCGAGACCACCGGCTACACGAGACCACCGGGTCCACCGAGACCGCCGGGTCCACCGAGACCACCGGCTGCACGAGACCACCGGGTCCACCGAGACCGCCGGGTCCACCGAGACCACCGGCTACACGAGACCACCGGGTCCACCGAGACCGCCGGGTCTACCGAGACCACCGGCTACACGAGACCACCGGGTCCACCGAGACCGCCGGGTCCACCGAGACCGCCGGGTCCACCGAGACCACCGGCTGCACGAGACCACCGGCTGCACGAGACCACCGGGTCTACCGAGTCCGCCGAGACCACCGGGTCCACCGAGACCGCCGGCTGCATGA